In Chloroflexota bacterium, the genomic stretch CGTCGTCCTGACCGGTGTAGCGATGCAGCAACGTCTGGAACGCTGCCAGCAGCACCATGTAGAGCGTCGCTCCATCGCGGCGGCTGAGCGCGGCCAGGTGCTCCATCGTGCTCGCTTGCACGTGAAACGCGAGTTTGGCACCCCGAAAGCGCTGGCTGGTCGGGCGCGGGAAGTCGGTGGGAAGCTCGGTCGGCGCGGCCCCGGCAAGCTGCTGCGTCCAGTACGCGAGATCCCGCTCGCGCGCCGGCCGGCGCTGCGCGGAGCGCTGCCAGGCCGCGAAGTCGGCGTACTGAATCGGGAGTTCCGGCAGCGGCGACGGCCGCCCCCCCTGGAACGCCGTATACAGGCTCTGGATCTCTCGGAGCAGCAGCCCCAGCGACCATGCATCGCAGACGCTGTGATGGAGCGCCAGCACGAAGCGCCACTCGTCGTCCCGCACCTGGAAGAGCGTCGCGCGCACGAGCGGGCCACGGGCCAGGTCGAACGGCCGCCGCACCGCCCGTCTGGTTCGAGATTCCAGCGCGACGTCACGCTCCTCGGCCGGCGCCGTTGAGAGGTCGACCACTGCGATCGGCAGGTACTGCTTCGGTGCGATTCGCTGGACCGGCTCGCCATCCTCGGCCTGGAAGGTGGTCCGCAGCACCTCATGCCGTCGGATGACCTCGTTGAGCGCCCGCTCGAGTATCGCCACGTCCAGCCGCCCGCGCAGCCGCGTTGACGCGACCAGGTTGTACGCCGGACCTGGCTGAAGTCGATCGAGCAGCCAGAGGCCCCGCTGCATCCACGAGCAGGGGGACGTATCGGACTGTGACGAGCGGCGCGGGATCGTGACGGATGCCTGCTGGCGCTCCTTGAGCAGCCGCGCAAGCTCGGCACGCTGCTCCGCAGAGAGGGCGGCCAGTTGCCGATTCAGATCGGGCATCTCATGATCCTTCTCCCTGGACGTCCGCCACGGTCACCCTGGCCAGCAAGTCACTAAGCTCCTGTTCGGAAAGCTGGCCCACCAGGTTCATCATCTCGGCGAGAGCCGGATCTGTCGTCCCGTCGCCAGCCTGTTCGCGTACGAGCGCCGCAAGCTCCGCAACAGTCGGCGCCTCGAAGAGTTGGAGCAGGGTGCACTCGGCGCCGAAAGCATCTCGCAGGCGAGCGGTAAGCTGAAGCCCGAGCAGCGAATGACCGCCCAGTTCGATGAAGTTGTCGTGGATTCCGACCTCGTCTATGCCGAGGAGGTCTTGCCAGATCGCTGCTACGCGTCGCTCGATGGCGTCTCGTGGTGCGACGAGCGGCGTCGCGAGGGCCGGCCGGCTATGGCTCGTGAGGACCTGGACCGACGCAGGTGCCGACGTTCGTGCGTCGGAGGGCACCGGTTCCGCCCAGCGAGCGACACGCTGGGTGAAGTCGCGTGTTGAGATTACTACGTGCGGCAGGCCGGTCTCCAGCGCATAGGCAAACGCCAGCGCGCCCTCGTCAGGGCGTATCCCGTCGCGGATCGCCTCCGGCTGGAGCGCGGCAAGCG encodes the following:
- a CDS encoding non-ribosomal peptide synthetase, which encodes MPDLNRQLAALSAEQRAELARLLKERQQASVTIPRRSSQSDTSPCSWMQRGLWLLDRLQPGPAYNLVASTRLRGRLDVAILERALNEVIRRHEVLRTTFQAEDGEPVQRIAPKQYLPIAVVDLSTAPAEERDVALESRTRRAVRRPFDLARGPLVRATLFQVRDDEWRFVLALHHSVCDAWSLGLLLREIQSLYTAFQGGRPSPLPELPIQYADFAAWQRSAQRRPARERDLAYWTQQLAGAAPTELPTDFPRPTSQRFRGAKLAFHVQASTMEHLAALSRRDGATLYMVLLAAFQTLLHRYTGQDDVVIGSVIADRRQSQTHPSIGFFLNTLVTRTDLSGDPTFRELLKRVRRVALEGYEHQDAPFERLVNALQPVRDPSRNPLFQILFTFQDAPAGTLDLPGLQATPEFVETGSSQLDLNLVLEQGADGVDGLLQYDTDLFERATIERLVEHWGVLLDGIAADPERRLSELPLLSEVE